From the genome of Sphingobacterium kitahiroshimense, one region includes:
- a CDS encoding class I SAM-dependent methyltransferase → MNTLILQKEVQDFINQNESESSAKLALKKSPFEGITSSELATQIDGRQRCRKKIPLWAETANIYYPDKLNLEQCSSEKTAIFKASLIPENVTLIDITSGFGIDDFYFSKRAKKVISCEINPQLALISQYNAKQLQAKNIEVIASDGVDYIAKNKDLNIGYIYIDPSRRVAQQKVFMLSDCEPNIVSLQENFLQRAAHIMIKVAPLLDITAALSELNHVKQIYVISLQNDCKELLFIQERDFSGQPEITAVRIFGDKTQQFTFTQAEETETVTSFSAPLRYLYEPDVCLTKAGAFKSITKAFDLKKLHQHTHLYSSEIYQEDFLGKIYEIIEVIPFSIFKKSKEKLRTNAVARNFPLKTEVLKKKFKIMDGGELHSFFTTDHTGELIVIHATRK, encoded by the coding sequence ATGAATACACTTATCCTTCAAAAGGAGGTTCAAGATTTTATTAATCAAAATGAATCAGAATCTTCCGCTAAATTAGCGCTAAAAAAATCTCCTTTTGAAGGAATTACCTCGTCTGAACTTGCGACACAAATAGATGGCAGACAGCGATGTCGCAAAAAAATTCCGCTTTGGGCAGAAACAGCGAACATATATTACCCCGATAAATTAAACTTAGAACAATGTTCTTCGGAAAAAACAGCGATATTCAAAGCATCACTAATTCCGGAAAACGTCACTTTAATCGATATCACGAGCGGCTTTGGTATTGATGATTTTTACTTTTCAAAAAGAGCTAAAAAAGTAATTTCCTGTGAGATCAATCCGCAACTTGCACTCATATCTCAATACAATGCCAAGCAATTACAAGCTAAAAACATAGAAGTTATCGCTTCAGATGGAGTAGACTATATTGCTAAAAATAAAGATCTTAACATAGGGTATATATACATAGATCCTTCCCGCAGGGTGGCGCAGCAAAAAGTTTTCATGTTGAGTGATTGCGAACCCAACATCGTTTCCTTACAGGAAAACTTTCTACAAAGAGCAGCCCATATCATGATAAAAGTTGCTCCTCTTCTGGACATCACAGCAGCATTGTCTGAGCTAAACCATGTCAAGCAAATCTATGTCATTAGTCTCCAAAATGACTGTAAAGAGCTACTTTTCATTCAAGAAAGAGATTTTTCTGGTCAACCAGAGATTACCGCTGTCCGTATTTTTGGTGACAAAACACAACAATTCACATTCACACAGGCAGAAGAAACTGAAACGGTCACTTCATTTTCAGCACCGCTGCGTTATCTTTATGAACCGGATGTATGTCTTACTAAAGCTGGTGCTTTTAAGAGTATAACCAAAGCATTTGATCTTAAAAAACTGCACCAACATACGCACCTATATAGTTCAGAAATTTACCAAGAAGATTTTTTAGGAAAAATTTATGAAATCATCGAAGTTATTCCGTTTTCCATCTTCAAAAAATCAAAAGAAAAATTAAGAACAAACGCTGTAGCTAGAAATTTCCCTTTAAAAACAGAAGTACTAAAAAAGAAATTTAAAATTATGGACGGCGGTGAATTACATAGTTTTTTTACTACAGATCATACAGGAGAACTGATTGTCATCCACGCGACACGAAAATAG
- a CDS encoding DUF1345 domain-containing protein, with amino-acid sequence MSAILFWITFSLSYSAVSWFIFYQMPVNRIVRKAASEDGSRLFVSIFILMASFACLFAVLLIIITDSTTDMPKGASISICVLSMMSSWFLVHTTYVFHYAHLYYADGATGKGLDFPGNEKPDYMDFAYFSFVLGCTFQVSDIEVSSRKIRRVVLFHGLLAFALNTFVVALTINIISGLIH; translated from the coding sequence ATGAGTGCTATACTTTTTTGGATTACCTTTAGTTTGAGTTACAGCGCTGTGTCGTGGTTTATCTTTTACCAGATGCCCGTAAACCGAATTGTTAGAAAAGCGGCATCCGAAGACGGAAGCCGTCTATTTGTATCCATTTTTATTTTAATGGCAAGTTTTGCCTGTTTGTTCGCTGTACTTCTCATTATTATCACAGATAGTACGACCGATATGCCCAAGGGCGCAAGCATCAGCATCTGTGTATTAAGTATGATGAGCTCTTGGTTTTTGGTACATACGACCTATGTCTTCCATTACGCACATCTGTACTATGCAGACGGTGCCACTGGTAAAGGATTGGATTTCCCAGGAAATGAAAAACCTGATTATATGGACTTTGCATACTTTTCATTTGTGCTCGGTTGTACATTTCAAGTTTCTGATATTGAAGTTTCGTCACGAAAAATTAGAAGAGTGGTTCTGTTTCATGGATTACTCGCTTTCGCTTTAAATACATTTGTTGTTGCATTAACAATAAATATTATTTCCGGCCTTATACATTAA
- a CDS encoding LLM class flavin-dependent oxidoreductase yields MRNIALSALDLAPIKKGCTTSEAYNRTIKIAQHIEQLGYKRIWVAEHHNMEYIASSATSLVIQHIAANTKTIRVGSGGIMLPNHSPLVIAEQFGTLETLYPNRIDLGLGRAPGTDQETAMALRRNNFNTAYQFPQDVAALQQYFSDSNVDSKVRAFPAEGLNVPLYILGSSTDSADLAASLGLPYAFAAHFAPAQLAQASAIYHQNFKPSASLSAPYFIVCVNVIAAKTVEEAELQSTSVKNLFAGILTNTRAPLSPPTFEVIYKGIPSIEQAADNMLSCSFIGDKETIRKELEPFIEKLQIDELMAISYIYDDQKCLDSFRILKEALTD; encoded by the coding sequence ATGAGAAATATTGCTTTATCAGCTTTAGATCTTGCGCCAATCAAAAAAGGTTGCACAACGTCAGAAGCATATAACAGAACCATAAAAATAGCGCAACATATTGAGCAGTTAGGATATAAAAGAATCTGGGTAGCAGAACACCACAATATGGAATACATTGCCAGTTCAGCAACCTCGCTCGTTATTCAGCACATCGCAGCAAACACCAAAACCATTCGTGTTGGATCTGGAGGTATTATGCTACCGAACCATTCGCCCCTTGTCATTGCAGAGCAATTCGGTACCTTAGAGACTCTTTATCCAAATCGTATTGATCTTGGATTAGGCAGAGCTCCTGGAACGGACCAAGAAACAGCAATGGCATTACGTCGCAATAATTTTAATACAGCATACCAATTTCCACAGGATGTTGCGGCACTGCAACAATATTTTAGTGACAGTAATGTTGACTCCAAAGTAAGAGCTTTTCCGGCCGAAGGTCTAAACGTTCCTTTATATATTTTAGGATCCAGTACAGACAGTGCCGATTTAGCCGCCAGCCTTGGACTACCCTATGCATTTGCCGCACATTTTGCACCGGCACAACTGGCTCAAGCAAGTGCCATCTACCACCAGAACTTCAAACCGTCAGCTAGTCTTTCAGCACCATATTTTATTGTTTGTGTCAATGTAATTGCCGCGAAAACAGTAGAAGAAGCCGAATTACAGTCAACAAGTGTAAAAAATTTATTTGCGGGGATTCTAACCAATACAAGAGCACCATTGTCACCTCCAACATTTGAGGTTATTTACAAAGGGATTCCAAGTATTGAGCAAGCCGCAGACAATATGCTTTCCTGCAGCTTTATAGGAGACAAAGAGACCATCAGAAAGGAATTGGAACCGTTCATCGAAAAACTACAAATCGATGAACTTATGGCCATATCTTATATTTATGATGATCAAAAATGTCTTGACTCGTTCCGCATATTGAAAGAAGCATTAACAGATTAA